In a genomic window of Streptomyces noursei ATCC 11455:
- a CDS encoding ArsR/SmtB family transcription factor, protein MTSPKRTSERTPAAAPERAEPRGWAPGRRAAAGTASARPGPPAAPDHSHELSRLAALLADRTRAAFCLALLDGRAWTAGELAAYARVAPSTASEHLSRLIDGGLLVERRQGRHRYVQLAGPRVAELLESVTAHLDPPATAPRGLRAATASAALARGRTCYDHLAGRLGVALTDAMTVRGLLDQDGGFVLTDTGREWFEGALGIPADALRAGRRPQARGCLDWTERRAHLAGTAGARLCERLLERRWIRRIGTGRAVRLTPEGTTALRELLGLDEEAAGLV, encoded by the coding sequence ATGACGTCGCCGAAGCGGACATCGGAACGGACACCGGCCGCCGCACCGGAACGGGCGGAGCCCCGGGGGTGGGCCCCCGGGCGGCGGGCGGCAGCCGGGACGGCGTCGGCGCGGCCGGGCCCCCCGGCGGCCCCCGACCACAGCCATGAGCTGTCCCGGTTGGCCGCGCTGCTGGCGGACCGCACCCGGGCCGCGTTCTGCCTGGCGCTGCTCGACGGGCGGGCCTGGACGGCCGGCGAACTCGCCGCCTACGCGCGGGTGGCGCCCTCGACGGCCAGCGAGCACCTGTCCCGGCTGATCGACGGCGGGCTGCTCGTCGAGCGGCGGCAGGGCCGGCACCGCTACGTCCAGCTCGCCGGGCCGCGCGTCGCCGAACTGCTGGAATCGGTGACCGCCCACCTCGACCCGCCGGCAACGGCACCGCGCGGGCTGCGGGCGGCCACCGCGTCCGCGGCGCTGGCCCGCGGCCGCACCTGTTACGACCACCTGGCCGGGCGGCTCGGCGTCGCCCTCACCGACGCCATGACCGTGCGCGGCCTGCTGGACCAGGACGGCGGTTTCGTACTCACCGACACCGGCCGGGAGTGGTTCGAGGGCGCGCTGGGGATCCCGGCCGACGCACTGCGCGCCGGCCGTCGCCCGCAGGCCCGGGGCTGCCTGGACTGGACCGAGCGCCGTGCGCACCTCGCCGGCACGGCCGGCGCGCGGCTGTGCGAACGACTGCTGGAGCGGCGCTGGATCCGCCGGATCGGGACCGGGCGGGCGGTCCGCCTCACCCCGGAGGGCACGACCGCGCTGCGGGAGCTGCTGGGGCTCGACGAGGAGGCGGCGGGGCTGGTGTGA
- a CDS encoding isocitrate lyase/PEP mutase family protein, whose protein sequence is MTSDPRQHGDGTPRPTPHPAASRTPDDGARAASAACQAFRALHHAPGRPLLLPNAWDSASAVALANAGHPAIGTTSLGVAAAHGYPDGEGRPEVRAATLALARRLAGRLPCPYTVDIEGGFGGGPGQVADLAAELARHGAAGINLEDGRPGGGGLQDPARQAELIAAVKERTPDLFVNARIDTHWLVDSPPPLSEALARAEVYAAAGADGVFVPGVTADADIAVLVRAVAAPLNVLFAPGRHTVRQLADLGVRRISTGSLLFRTALGAACAAADAIRAGAASGGGAASGGGAAESPADGGGASPGYGVDGGPVYGEVPAYGEVQHLAGGGGDRSVGDDGA, encoded by the coding sequence ATGACCAGTGACCCGCGCCAGCACGGGGACGGCACGCCGCGGCCGACCCCGCACCCCGCCGCCTCCCGCACCCCGGACGACGGCGCCCGCGCCGCCTCTGCCGCCTGCCAGGCATTCCGGGCCCTGCACCACGCCCCCGGCCGTCCGCTGCTGCTCCCCAACGCCTGGGACAGCGCCTCGGCCGTCGCCCTCGCCAACGCCGGACACCCCGCGATCGGCACCACGAGCCTGGGCGTCGCCGCCGCGCACGGCTACCCGGACGGCGAGGGCCGCCCCGAGGTCCGGGCCGCCACCCTCGCCCTGGCGCGCCGGCTCGCGGGCCGGCTGCCCTGCCCGTACACCGTCGACATCGAGGGCGGATTCGGCGGCGGGCCCGGCCAGGTCGCCGACCTGGCGGCCGAGTTGGCGCGCCACGGCGCGGCGGGGATCAACCTGGAGGACGGGCGGCCCGGCGGCGGAGGGCTGCAGGACCCCGCCCGCCAGGCCGAGTTGATCGCGGCGGTGAAGGAGCGCACCCCGGACCTCTTCGTCAACGCCCGGATCGACACCCACTGGCTGGTGGACAGCCCGCCGCCGCTGTCGGAGGCGCTCGCCCGCGCGGAGGTCTATGCCGCCGCAGGGGCGGACGGCGTCTTCGTCCCGGGCGTCACCGCCGACGCGGACATCGCGGTGCTCGTCCGCGCCGTCGCCGCACCGCTCAACGTCCTCTTCGCGCCCGGCCGGCACACCGTCCGCCAACTGGCCGACCTCGGTGTGCGCCGCATCAGCACCGGCTCGCTGCTATTCCGTACGGCCCTGGGGGCGGCCTGCGCGGCGGCGGACGCGATCCGGGCCGGCGCGGCGTCAGGGGGTGGCGCGGCGTCAGGGGGTGGCGCGGCGGAGTCGCCGGCGGACGGCGGCGGTGCGTCGCCCGGTTACGGCGTCGACGGGGGGCCGGTGTACGGGGAGGTCCCGGCCTACGGGGAGGTGCAGCACCTGGCCGGGGGAGGAGGCGACCGGTCCGTCGGCGACGACGGGGCCTAG
- a CDS encoding sensor histidine kinase, with product MRRPRPAVSLRWKISLTVTAVCCAVAAVLGVLVHNAVARQTVGQVRKETRADLDTALDLFEYGTSREGINSVLDPPELPDALRQSVRKGRRGSMVGSYRGRPVMWAAAPADDQIMAVWSPYGNTRWTLDKFDTAIWGSAVLAAAAVAAAGLFLARHISRRLTTTAAVARRISAGDLDARVGETAGRSPRGGRAAQDELAAVAAALDSMAATLQSRLQAEQRFTADVAHELRTPLTGILASAALLPEGRPKEMINDRLRALHRLTEDLLEISRLDSGIEHADLAACELGPLVLRSVRATGLDADVRIRADTVVETDRRRLDRILANLVLNAHRHGRPPVTVTVDAPPGGTPTIEVRDHGPGYSAELLHHGPQRFRTDAPGRGRGHGLGLTIAVGQAAVLGADLHFGNAPDGGARAVLTFPPQPPPGTP from the coding sequence GTGAGGCGCCCCCGCCCCGCCGTCTCGCTGCGCTGGAAGATCTCGCTGACCGTGACGGCGGTGTGCTGCGCGGTCGCCGCCGTCCTCGGCGTGCTCGTCCACAACGCGGTGGCCCGCCAGACCGTCGGACAGGTCCGCAAGGAGACCCGCGCCGACCTCGACACCGCCCTGGACCTCTTCGAGTACGGCACCTCGCGCGAAGGCATCAACTCCGTCCTCGATCCGCCCGAACTCCCCGATGCGCTACGGCAGTCGGTGCGCAAGGGGCGGCGCGGCAGCATGGTCGGCAGCTATCGCGGACGGCCCGTCATGTGGGCGGCGGCGCCCGCCGACGACCAGATCATGGCCGTCTGGTCGCCCTACGGGAACACCCGCTGGACCCTGGACAAGTTCGACACCGCGATCTGGGGCTCGGCCGTGCTCGCCGCCGCGGCCGTCGCGGCGGCCGGCCTCTTCCTGGCCCGGCACATCAGCCGCCGGCTGACCACCACAGCGGCCGTCGCCCGCCGGATCAGCGCCGGGGACCTGGACGCCCGGGTCGGCGAAACCGCGGGTCGAAGCCCACGCGGCGGGCGCGCGGCACAGGACGAGCTGGCCGCCGTGGCGGCCGCCCTGGACTCCATGGCCGCCACCCTCCAGAGCCGCCTCCAGGCCGAGCAGCGCTTCACCGCCGACGTGGCCCACGAACTGCGCACCCCGCTCACCGGCATCCTCGCCTCCGCCGCCCTCCTCCCGGAGGGCCGCCCCAAGGAGATGATCAACGACCGGCTGCGCGCCCTGCACCGGCTCACCGAGGATCTGCTGGAGATCTCCCGACTGGATTCCGGCATCGAGCACGCCGACCTCGCCGCCTGTGAACTGGGCCCGCTGGTGCTGCGCTCCGTACGCGCCACCGGCCTCGACGCCGACGTGCGGATCCGCGCCGACACGGTCGTCGAGACCGACCGGCGCCGCCTGGACCGCATCCTCGCCAACCTCGTCCTCAACGCCCACCGGCACGGCCGGCCGCCGGTCACCGTCACCGTCGACGCCCCGCCCGGCGGCACCCCCACCATCGAGGTCCGTGACCACGGTCCCGGCTATTCCGCCGAACTGCTCCACCACGGCCCGCAGCGCTTCCGCACCGACGCCCCCGGCCGGGGCAGGGGGCACGGCCTCGGCCTGACCATCGCCGTCGGACAGGCCGCCGTCCTCGGCGCCGACCTGCACTTCGGCAACGCCCCCGACGGCGGCGCCCGCGCCGTCCTGACCTTTCCGCCCCAGCCCCCGCCGGGCACCCCGTAG
- the recQ gene encoding DNA helicase RecQ, which translates to MIVDVDVAAEGAREAGEAVQVLRRVFGYDAFRGDQQEIIEHVIGGGDAVVLMPTGGGKSLCYQIPSLVRPGVGVVISPLIALMQDQVDALRALGVRAGFLNSTQDFEERRLVEAEFLAGELDLLYLAPERLRVEQTVQLLDRGKISLFAIDEAHCVAQWGHDFRPDYLALSMLHDRWPDVPRLALTATATQATHTEITSRLRLDEARHFVASFDRPNIQYRIAAKSEPKRQLLDLLRGEHSGDAGIVYCLSRASVEKTAQFLVDNGIDAVPYHAGLDARVRAENQARFLREDGLVVVATIAFGMGIDKPDVRFVAHLDLPKSVEGYYQETGRAGRDGQPSTAWLAYGLQDVVQQRKMIDGSEGDDAHRRRLSAHLDAMLALCETAACRRVRLLAYFGQESTPCGNCDTCLTPPETWDGTVPAQKLLSTVVRLKRERGQKFGAGQIIDILLGRKTAKVIQFDHDALSVFGIGEDLREAEWRGVVRQLLAQGLLAVEGDYGTLVLTEASGEVLRGQREVPMRREPEKPARAAKAKTKGKRAPVDLPEEALPVFETLRGWRGRTAKEQGVPAYVIFHDATLREIAVTRPTSIAELGTISGVGESKLAKYGEPILEVLTGGGAADAGTDTDEGTIERASGTAAAASAGAAAIEEDEVLPEPPDDIDW; encoded by the coding sequence GTGATCGTGGACGTGGACGTAGCGGCGGAAGGTGCCCGGGAAGCGGGCGAGGCGGTGCAGGTGCTGCGCCGGGTGTTCGGGTACGACGCGTTCCGCGGGGATCAGCAGGAGATCATCGAGCATGTGATCGGGGGCGGGGACGCGGTCGTCCTGATGCCCACCGGCGGCGGGAAGTCGCTGTGCTACCAGATCCCGTCGCTGGTGCGGCCGGGCGTCGGGGTGGTGATCTCGCCGCTGATCGCGTTGATGCAGGACCAGGTCGATGCGCTGCGGGCGCTGGGAGTGCGGGCCGGGTTCCTCAATTCGACGCAGGATTTCGAGGAGCGGCGGCTGGTCGAGGCCGAGTTCCTGGCCGGGGAGCTGGATCTGCTGTATCTGGCGCCGGAGCGGCTGCGGGTCGAGCAGACGGTGCAGCTGCTGGACCGCGGGAAGATCTCGCTGTTCGCCATCGACGAGGCACACTGTGTGGCGCAGTGGGGCCACGACTTCCGGCCGGACTACCTGGCGCTGTCGATGCTGCACGACCGCTGGCCGGACGTGCCGCGGCTCGCGCTGACCGCGACGGCGACGCAGGCCACGCACACCGAGATCACCTCCCGACTGCGGCTGGACGAGGCCCGGCACTTCGTGGCCAGCTTCGACCGGCCCAACATCCAGTACCGGATCGCGGCCAAGAGCGAGCCCAAGCGGCAGCTGCTGGACCTGCTCCGCGGGGAGCACTCCGGGGACGCCGGGATCGTGTACTGCCTGTCCCGGGCCTCGGTCGAGAAGACCGCGCAGTTCCTGGTGGACAACGGGATCGACGCGGTGCCGTACCACGCGGGGCTGGACGCCCGGGTGCGCGCGGAGAACCAGGCGCGGTTCCTGCGGGAGGACGGCCTGGTCGTCGTCGCCACCATCGCGTTCGGGATGGGCATCGACAAGCCCGATGTGCGGTTCGTGGCCCATCTGGATCTGCCGAAGTCGGTGGAGGGGTACTACCAGGAGACCGGGCGCGCGGGGCGGGACGGCCAGCCGTCCACGGCCTGGCTGGCGTACGGGCTGCAGGACGTGGTGCAGCAGCGGAAGATGATCGACGGGTCGGAGGGGGACGACGCGCACCGGCGCCGCCTGTCCGCCCACCTGGACGCGATGCTGGCGCTGTGCGAGACGGCGGCGTGCCGGCGGGTGCGGCTGCTGGCGTACTTCGGCCAGGAGAGCACCCCGTGCGGCAACTGCGATACGTGCCTCACGCCGCCGGAGACTTGGGACGGGACGGTGCCGGCGCAGAAGCTGCTGTCGACGGTCGTGCGGCTCAAGCGCGAGCGGGGGCAGAAGTTCGGGGCGGGCCAGATCATCGACATCCTGCTCGGGCGGAAGACCGCCAAGGTCATCCAGTTCGATCATGACGCGCTGAGCGTCTTCGGCATCGGCGAGGATCTGCGCGAGGCCGAATGGCGGGGCGTGGTGCGGCAGTTGCTCGCCCAGGGGCTGCTGGCCGTGGAGGGCGACTACGGCACGCTGGTGCTCACCGAGGCGAGCGGTGAGGTGCTGCGCGGCCAACGCGAGGTGCCGATGCGGCGGGAGCCGGAGAAGCCGGCGCGGGCGGCCAAGGCGAAGACCAAGGGCAAGCGGGCGCCGGTGGACCTGCCGGAGGAGGCGCTGCCGGTCTTCGAGACGCTGCGCGGCTGGCGCGGCCGTACGGCCAAGGAGCAGGGCGTTCCCGCGTATGTGATCTTCCATGACGCGACGCTGCGGGAGATCGCGGTGACGCGGCCGACCAGCATCGCCGAGCTGGGCACGATCAGCGGAGTCGGCGAGAGCAAGCTCGCCAAGTACGGGGAGCCGATTCTGGAGGTGCTGACCGGAGGCGGCGCCGCGGACGCGGGCACGGACACGGACGAGGGGACGATCGAGCGGGCGTCGGGGACGGCCGCGGCGGCGTCGGCAGGCGCGGCGGCGATCGAGGAGGACGAGGTGCTGCCGGAGCCGCCGGACGACATCGACTGGTGA
- a CDS encoding cold-shock protein: MVAATVREWYEEEGWGVLDSAETPGGCFGHFSDIEMSGFRTLSAGQRVELEWEAPGFQQDGYDYRALRIVPRLG, from the coding sequence ATGGTGGCTGCGACTGTGCGTGAGTGGTACGAGGAGGAGGGGTGGGGGGTGCTCGACTCCGCTGAGACTCCGGGTGGGTGCTTCGGGCACTTCTCGGACATCGAGATGAGCGGGTTCCGCACGCTGTCGGCCGGGCAGCGGGTCGAGCTCGAATGGGAAGCCCCCGGCTTCCAGCAGGACGGGTACGACTACCGCGCGCTGCGTATCGTGCCCCGGCTCGGCTGA
- a CDS encoding YbaK/EbsC family protein produces the protein MINSLTTPFGRFEAAWRAVERPELLAASTAATLREWQGAEPVESVLVVDTDPEKADTSVFCETYDVPLDASANCVIVSAKRGEEVTFAACVALATTRVDVNKTVRKHLGARKASFASMDIAVTETGMEYGGISPLGLPAHWPVLVDEAVAGSPYVLIGSGRRRGKVILPGRFLAQLPQAEVLAQLAG, from the coding sequence ATGATCAACTCTCTGACCACGCCGTTCGGTCGTTTCGAGGCAGCCTGGCGAGCCGTTGAGCGTCCGGAGCTACTGGCAGCGTCCACAGCCGCGACCCTGCGGGAATGGCAGGGAGCCGAGCCGGTGGAGTCGGTGTTGGTTGTCGACACCGATCCGGAGAAGGCTGATACGTCCGTCTTCTGTGAGACCTATGACGTACCGCTGGATGCCTCCGCGAACTGTGTGATCGTCAGTGCCAAGCGTGGCGAGGAGGTGACCTTCGCCGCATGTGTTGCGCTGGCGACCACCAGGGTCGACGTCAACAAGACGGTGCGCAAGCACCTCGGTGCCCGTAAGGCCAGCTTCGCGTCTATGGACATCGCCGTCACGGAGACCGGGATGGAGTACGGCGGCATCTCCCCGCTCGGTCTGCCGGCGCACTGGCCCGTGCTGGTCGACGAGGCGGTCGCGGGTAGTCCGTACGTGCTCATCGGCAGTGGTCGGCGCCGAGGCAAGGTGATCCTTCCTGGCCGGTTCCTGGCCCAGCTCCCCCAGGCTGAAGTCCTCGCCCAACTGGCCGGCTGA
- a CDS encoding serine/threonine dehydratase, protein MPQLTYGDVKSAATRIAGQVRPVSLAPADPDASGGQVWFACEFMQHTGTFKARGAANFTTAHRETGTMPEAGVVIASGGNAGMACAWAAARHGIPAAVFLPETSPAVKVAGLRALGAQVHQVGTEYTAAFEASRSYAATTGALESHAYDHPLIAAGAGTLLDEVRTTLPGLDTVIVAAGGGGLFAGTAAVADHYGIRTVAVEPEHSRALNAALLAGAPVPVSVRSIAADALGARVISPAALYWAQRPETRSVLVPDDAIAAARQRLWDEYRIAVEPAGATAFAALLSRAYVPAPGEKVCVVLCGANTDPGDLVHR, encoded by the coding sequence ATGCCCCAGCTCACCTACGGCGATGTGAAGTCCGCGGCCACCCGTATCGCCGGGCAGGTCCGTCCGGTGTCGCTCGCCCCCGCCGATCCGGACGCTTCCGGTGGCCAGGTGTGGTTCGCCTGTGAGTTCATGCAGCACACGGGCACTTTCAAGGCCCGTGGCGCGGCGAACTTCACGACCGCGCACAGGGAGACGGGAACGATGCCGGAGGCCGGTGTTGTTATCGCCTCGGGAGGCAACGCAGGGATGGCCTGCGCCTGGGCCGCAGCCCGGCACGGCATCCCGGCCGCCGTCTTCCTGCCCGAGACCTCACCCGCGGTGAAGGTGGCCGGACTTCGGGCGCTCGGCGCTCAGGTACATCAGGTTGGGACGGAGTACACCGCGGCCTTCGAAGCGTCCCGCAGCTACGCGGCGACGACTGGCGCCCTGGAGTCGCATGCGTACGATCACCCCCTGATCGCGGCGGGGGCGGGCACCCTCCTCGACGAAGTCCGCACCACCCTGCCCGGCCTCGACACCGTCATCGTGGCGGCCGGTGGTGGCGGGCTGTTCGCCGGTACCGCCGCAGTCGCCGACCACTACGGCATACGGACCGTAGCCGTCGAGCCGGAGCACTCCCGCGCGCTGAATGCGGCGCTCCTGGCGGGAGCCCCGGTCCCGGTGTCCGTACGATCCATCGCCGCTGACGCCCTGGGCGCCCGTGTCATCTCGCCGGCCGCCCTGTACTGGGCGCAGCGCCCCGAGACCCGTTCGGTCCTCGTCCCCGACGACGCGATTGCCGCGGCACGGCAGCGACTGTGGGACGAGTACCGGATCGCAGTGGAACCGGCCGGTGCTACTGCTTTCGCGGCACTGCTGTCCCGTGCCTACGTCCCCGCACCCGGAGAAAAGGTGTGTGTGGTGCTGTGCGGTGCGAATACCGATCCGGGCGATCTCGTGCACCGGTAG
- a CDS encoding methyltransferase domain-containing protein, producing MTRHGDTFHRSGNTPLSRSRAQAAGPAVAEYRDRVARMAETRNQVLVLAGARIRPGDTVATLGADDRQLAAEAVRRAGPTGRVVTVDVPAQPLATLPVAALRAVSESVEVPLEDGAADVVISRSPATYLTDLQGVLREGARVLRPGGRLSACQPVHARRRYHVRLHGLAPRELAALGARARAGAAEVFAAERLSAAAESAGLLTESSAFEDTVRQLHGVAEVEAHLRLRDSGALTLLEHATAALGTRGAQRYLDAWLDAAREHGTIAYTTPVVYATFRKPEPRQDG from the coding sequence ATGACCAGGCACGGTGACACCTTCCATCGTTCCGGGAATACGCCGCTCTCCCGGTCCCGGGCACAGGCTGCTGGTCCCGCCGTGGCCGAATACCGCGACCGGGTCGCGAGGATGGCGGAGACCCGGAACCAGGTCCTCGTCCTTGCCGGTGCCCGTATCCGCCCCGGCGACACGGTGGCCACTCTCGGGGCCGATGACCGACAGCTCGCCGCGGAGGCGGTCCGCCGAGCAGGACCGACGGGGCGGGTGGTCACCGTGGACGTGCCTGCCCAGCCCCTCGCGACACTGCCGGTGGCGGCCCTGCGCGCGGTCAGCGAGTCCGTCGAGGTGCCCCTGGAGGACGGCGCCGCGGACGTGGTGATCTCACGGTCCCCAGCCACTTACCTGACGGACCTCCAGGGCGTGTTGAGGGAAGGGGCACGGGTACTGCGGCCCGGTGGCAGACTGTCCGCCTGCCAACCGGTCCATGCGCGCCGCCGCTACCACGTCCGACTGCACGGGCTGGCTCCGCGTGAGCTGGCCGCGCTGGGGGCACGGGCCAGGGCGGGTGCGGCCGAGGTCTTCGCAGCCGAACGGCTGTCGGCCGCGGCCGAGTCGGCCGGTCTGCTGACCGAGAGTTCGGCGTTCGAGGACACGGTCCGGCAACTGCACGGCGTAGCCGAGGTCGAGGCGCACCTACGGCTTCGGGACAGCGGGGCACTCACGCTTCTGGAACATGCAACCGCCGCTCTTGGCACCCGAGGGGCGCAGCGCTACCTCGACGCCTGGCTCGATGCGGCCCGTGAGCACGGCACGATCGCGTACACCACCCCCGTGGTGTACGCGACCTTCCGCAAGCCCGAGCCCCGACAGGACGGATGA